A window of Bacillus toyonensis BCT-7112 genomic DNA:
CATTCATTAATTGTTCTTCTTTAAATTCCATCTTATATATATCCGGTTTTGCTGTATTCATTAAAAATTCAAGCCCATATTGCTTATCAAAATAGTTCATCATCAATGTCATGACAAGCCCATGTGTACCAATTACAATTTTGCGCCCTTGAAAACCCATTAAGATTTCTTTTAATACTTTCACTACTCTTCTCTGGCAATCCGCATATGACTCTCCTTCCGTTCGTGCAAAGTCCGGATTAGAGAACATCTTCTTTACAAGTGGATACACCTCTTTGTCTAATATAATCTGATCCTCACTTGCAAATCGACACTCTTTAAGATTTTCATATACTACTATTTCTTTTTCATAGAAATTAGCTGCCTCTTCTATCGTTAACATAGCTCTCTTATACGGACTTGAAATGAAAGTATCAATTCCCTCTGTTTTTAATATCTCAGTTACTCTATGAGTATCTAAATTTCCTTTCTCAGTTAATCCACGTGTTCTTTCATTCCCCTCTATTTTAAGTGATTCACCATGTCTAACCATGTAAATAAATGTACTCATAATTCCTCCTTAAGATTGTTTATACATCACGTTAATCTGTCCCATCCAAAAACTTAGGCGTAATCGCAATATTAATTTATTCTCCTTTAATATACTTTATACACTTTGCTAAGTTGTTCTTCTAATCCACTCTCCTACTAAACTCTCAAATAGTTCAGGCTGTTCAATTTGCAAATTATGTCCTGCCGTGTCTAACACAGCTAATGTCGCTCTTGGATAATTTTCAATCATTCCTATAATATCTTGATACCCTACTGTTATATCTTGTCTTCCAGCTAATAAAAGAACGGGTTTCTCATATTTCTTACGGTGAAAATCTATAGTAAGAGGGTAATTCTTTTGCAACCTTTCAATAAATTCATAATTAGCAACATCTAATCCTGGCTTAATTTCTTCTTTGAATCGTGTATATGTATATTCATTTGCTACCACTGCCAAATCGCAAAATTCTTCTCTTTCGATAGAAGTGAGCGTATTTAAAAACTCCTCGTCTCGTACAAGTACCTGTTTATCCGGTAAAAGTCTTTCTTTTGGTTGTGCTACAACAACAGGACATACTAACAATAATCCATTCACCTTCTCAGACATCTTTGAGAGTATCCCTCTAGCCAAATATCCTCCGTACGATTCTCCTACCAATAAGAATTTTTCAGTAGAAATAATCTCCTCAATAAATGCAATAAGTACTTCTAATATATGGTCTGAACTATTTATCCAATCTGGAGCGTTCGATTTTCCCATGCCAGGTAAATCAATATAAATTTTTTGATATCCTTCATATTTCTGAAATACTGATTCCATACATCTTTGCATTAACCTATGATCAGGGGCACACCCATGTATAATAA
This region includes:
- a CDS encoding histidine phosphatase family protein — its product is MSTFIYMVRHGESLKIEGNERTRGLTEKGNLDTHRVTEILKTEGIDTFISSPYKRAMLTIEEAANFYEKEIVVYENLKECRFASEDQIILDKEVYPLVKKMFSNPDFARTEGESYADCQRRVVKVLKEILMGFQGRKIVIGTHGLVMTLMMNYFDKQYGLEFLMNTAKPDIYKMEFKEEQLMNVERLWKAE
- a CDS encoding alpha/beta fold hydrolase, producing the protein MLCRIKDAEIYYEIVGEGKPILIIHGCAPDHRLMQRCMESVFQKYEGYQKIYIDLPGMGKSNAPDWINSSDHILEVLIAFIEEIISTEKFLLVGESYGGYLARGILSKMSEKVNGLLLVCPVVVAQPKERLLPDKQVLVRDEEFLNTLTSIEREEFCDLAVVANEYTYTRFKEEIKPGLDVANYEFIERLQKNYPLTIDFHRKKYEKPVLLLAGRQDITVGYQDIIGMIENYPRATLAVLDTAGHNLQIEQPELFESLVGEWIRRTT